The Comamonas sp. 26 DNA window CCGCCGCCGACCTCGTATGGCAATCGATTGACGCGGGGGTCTATGCCATTGGCCATGGCGGCAGTGGCTTTGCATTTGACAATGAAATGCCAAGACATAGCGTGTATGTGCAAGCGGCGCAGATTGCACTGAGGCCGGTGAGTAATGGAGAGTATTTGCGTTTTGTGCAGGAGGGGGGCTATAGCCAGCCGCAATGGTGGCTGTCTGAAGGCTGGGACTGGTGCCAGGCTCAGCAACTGAGCCACCCCTGGTATTGGCGAGCCCTTGAAAATGCTGCAGGAGCAGAGTGCTGGCAGGAGTTCAGCTTGCATGGCGCGACTGCGCTGCATGTGCTGCGGCCGGTTTGCCATCTCTCCTACTTCGAAGCCGATGCCTATGCGCGCTGGGCCGGTGTGCGCCTGCCCACGGAGATGGAGTGGGAGGTCGCGATGGGCGAGCATGCTTGGCCTGAGGTTTTGCTGGATGCCAACCAAAGTCTTCATCCAGAACCTATGACAGGCGACCCTGCACCGGTCATAGGTCAGGTCTGGGAGTGGACTCAATCGTCGTATGCCGCCTATCCTGGCTTTCGCGTGGCCGATGGAGCCGTGGGCGAATACAACGGCAAATTCATGGTCAACCAGTATGTTCTACGTGGCGGCTCTTGCCTGACTCCCGCCGGTCATGCACGGCTGAGCTACCGCAACTTCTTTGCGGCTACAGCACGTTGGCAGATGACGGGGCTGCGTCTGGCACGGGACGCATGAGCGTCTCGCGCCAGCGCTTCAACAGCCTGGCGTCGCAGAGTTTGCTTAGACCTGTTCGAGCGCCTGATTTAAATCGGCCAGCAGGTCGTCAATGTGCTCAATGCCCACCGACAGACGCACCATGCCTTCGGTCACCCCCGCCTTGGCCAGCTCGGCG harbors:
- the egtB gene encoding ergothioneine biosynthesis protein EgtB; the protein is MRPAHAGLPDWAALVLQYERVRAHTQGLAAPLSAEDACVQSMPDASPAKWHLAHSSWFFETFVLSVHQPGHSLFDASFRMLFNSYYQQVGARHPRAQRGLLTRPPLAHVMAYRAAVDAQMLALMAKMNARSGVEQRAAAQIITLGLQHEQQHQELLLTDIKHLLSCHPLWPAYASDGLVNASAEWSAADLVWQSIDAGVYAIGHGGSGFAFDNEMPRHSVYVQAAQIALRPVSNGEYLRFVQEGGYSQPQWWLSEGWDWCQAQQLSHPWYWRALENAAGAECWQEFSLHGATALHVLRPVCHLSYFEADAYARWAGVRLPTEMEWEVAMGEHAWPEVLLDANQSLHPEPMTGDPAPVIGQVWEWTQSSYAAYPGFRVADGAVGEYNGKFMVNQYVLRGGSCLTPAGHARLSYRNFFAATARWQMTGLRLARDA